DNA from Candidatus Dormiibacterota bacterium:
GTCGGGCGTGTTCACCGTAAAACAGCCGGGGTCCTCGTTCGCGAGGCATCCGACGCCGGGTATATTCACCTTGACGTAGGACAGATCCGTCGCGACGGCAGGCCAGTCAACCGGCTGGATGTTCGAGCTCGCGCTTTCCTCGAACCAGATATCGTGCTGGTTGCCGTCCGGCGTGATCCACTTCCAGGTCGTCATCCAGCAGTCGACGCCGCCGGTGCAGACCCGCCAGTGAACGTCCTGCAGGAGTCGTCCGAAGGTGAGCGTGAAGCCGATTCCGAACGGCCCCTCGTTGTAGGGCTTCACTGTAGTCGTATTGTTCGACCTGTAGTCGCTGTAGTCCCAGACTTTCGAATTGTAGGAGAGATTCAGTTGGTAGCCGAGACGATCGTTGACCTGGTACCTGGGACCGATGGGGAGCGTCAGATGCAGCCCGCCGTTCAAGACATCGATATCTTCCCCGAAATGACCGCTCGTGAACATGTGGTTCGACTGGAATCCCACCGTCTCATTCTCGTTCTGGGCCCAGTCGCTGCTGATCGGAAAAAACAGACAGAGAAGCACGGAGATGTAAAGCGCCGCCGCTCGTGCCGTCCGATCGATCATGAGATCTCTCCTCCAAGAGCAAATCACCGTGCGCTGATGGGACACGCTGCCCGGAGCCCGACAGAGAAGTGCTACGCTACGGCGAATAACCAAGTGACGTTGAGGGAACACCCTGCCTCGAGGCAAGTAGTTTTACGGAGCCCCATTCGGGCGTTACCCTTAATGCGGCCGGAACCTACGTCAGGATCTCGGCAACGACCATCAGGCAAACCCCGAATTTGACTATGGGAAAAATACCGAAAGAGATCTCAAGGAAACTCCTGATGGTGGTGGGAGCGCAATTATGGCAGCGGCCTCTTCGCGCCGCGTTGATTACTGTCCTTGCTCTGGCCTCGGCCATGTCAGGCGTCGTCCTGGGTCAAGAGGACACTTTGCTGGCCCACCTCATGGACCTGGAGAAAGAGCACGCATCCTTGTGTTCCATGCCCGAGGGTCGTTCGGACCTGCGCTCGACCATCGACACGATCGTGAAGGAGTTGGACACGTCGGCAGGCGGCACGGCCGGTTCGCAGCGGGTCGACGCGCTGAATCACCTTCTCTTCGATCACCTCGCTATCAAAGCGAGCCAGGATCTGAAGGACCCCTGCAACCTGTTGCCCTCCGACGTGCTCGAGCGAAAGCAGGGCTACTGCGTCGGGATAGCGGCGCTGTATCTGCTGTTGGCCGGGCGGCTCGATCTGCCGATCTACGCAGTGGCCACACCCTCACACGTCTTCCTGCGATATGACGACGGCGCGGTACGCGTCAACATCGAGACCCTGCGGGGAGGAGCCGGCGTGCCGGACGAGCAGTACATCCGGGAGCAGAAGATCCCCGAGGAGTCGATCCGCCGGGGCATCTTCATGCGCAACTTGACCACGGACGAGTTCCTGGCGCAGGTCCTTAACAACCTCGGCGTGGTCTACTCGGAGAGGAAGGATTACGACGCGGCTGCCGGGGAGTACGAGCGGGCGCTCGACCTGGACCCGCGGCTGCCGGCCGCCTTGTACAACTGGGGGAACGATTTGCTCCGGCAGGGCGTGTACCGCCGAGCGGCCAGGCTTTTCTCGAAATCCCTCCGACTCTTCCCAAACGACATCTGGGCTCTCAACAACCGGGGGCTGGCGTACATGAACATGGAGAAGCGGGAGAAGGCCAGGAGAGACTTCGAGGCCGCGCTCGCGATGGACCCCGGGTTCGAGGCCGCCAGGAAGAACCTTGGCCGCCTTGCCGCGGAGCCGTCGGCGAAATGAACGCCGGCGGGCTTCCGCGCCCCTCTGCCGGCGACACCGCTTGTGTCCTTGACACGCCCCGCGCGGTTTCATAAGATGGCGGCCGCAACGTCAAGAGTTGCGCGCCTTTCGGCCGACCGCACCCTTGCCAGAGGCGGGAGACGCTCATCGGATGGCCAACGCAAAAGTGAGCGCATGAGTCAATCGAAGGACAAGCGGCGCCACCCACGCGTCGCTCAACGCATCAAGGTGCGGTCATCCTCGCGGGAGGCCGTGGAGCTGGAGACGATCGACCTCAGCGCCGGCGGCTTCAGCTGCACGGCCCCCGCCTTCCTTCCCCTGATGACCAAGCTCGCGCTGTCGCTCGTCCTGCCGACCAATGGGCCGACCGCGACCGACAAGACGAACGGGCTCGAGACGGTCACGGGCGAGGCGGTCGTCGTCCGTACGGAGCCGCCGGCCCCGGTGGACGGCCAGGGGGCGTACCGCGTGGCCCTGTTCTTCTCGAAGATGGATGACGCGGACCGGCAGAGGCTCCACGACTTCCTGGAACGGCACGGCGGCAAGGCCGGCCACTAGCCCTCCCGAAAGGATGCACCCGTGAGGCGATTCGTCGTCGGCATCACCGGCGCCAGCGGCTCGTTGTGCGCGCGGTCGGTCGTGCGTCACCTGTCGCGGCATCCCGAGGTCGAGCGGGTGCACGTCGTCCTGAGCCTCTTCTCCCTGCAGACGATGAGTGTCGAGCTGGGGCGCAAGGCGCAGGACGAGACCGAGGGGCTGCGCCTGCTGCTGGACGGAGAGACGAACGAACGGATCGTCCTGCACCGCTCGGCCGACATGGCCGCCTCGATCAGCAGCGGCTCGTACCCGACCGACGGCATGGTGGTCGTGCCCTGCAGCGGCGGGACGCTGGCGGCGATCGCCAACGGAACCTCGAGCAGCCTTCTGCACCGCGCCGCCGAGGTGACGCTGAAGGAACGCCGGCCGCTCGTCCTGGCGTTCCGGGAGACGCCGATCAGCCTGGTGCACATCGAGAACATGCGGCGCGCGGCGCAGGCGGGGGCCGTCCTCTATCCCCTCACACCCGCCTTCTACAACCGGCCGCAGGGGATGGAGGAGATCGTCGAGCACTTCACGGCGCGCATCTTCGACCTGCTCCGGCTGCCGCACTCCCTCGGGAAGCGATGGGGAACCCCCTGACCGAAAGCCTGGCCGCGCGACCGGCGCCCGCTCCACGGGCCCGCGGTCTGCGCGCCGCCTCGGCCACCCTGTCGATGATCAAGTTCCAGCACACTCTCTTTGCCCTGCCGTTCGCCTTCACGGGGGCGATCCTGGCGGCGGACGGGCTGCCGTCCCCGCGACAGATCGGCTGGATCCTGGGGGCGATGGTCGGGGCGCGCAGCGCGGCGATGATCTTCAACCGGATCGCCGACCTCGATTTCGACCGCAGGAACCCGCGCACTGCGTCGCGGCCGCTCGTGACCGGGGAGCTGGGGCTCGGGTTCGCCTGGTCGGCGCTCGCGCTGAGCGTGGCGCTCTTCTTCCTGAGCGCCTTCCGGCTGAACCGGCTCTCCTTCCTTCTGGCGGCGCCGGCGATTCTGCTCGTCCTGTCGTACTCCTACGCCAAGCGGCTGTCCTGGCTGACGCACCTGCACCTCGGCGCGTCCTTGGGTCTCGCCCCGCTGGGGGCCTGGATCGCCGTGCGGGGGAGCATCGACACGGCACCGCTCGTGCTCGCGGCCGCGGTCGCCCTGTGGGTCGCCGGGTTCGACGTCATCTACTCCTGCCAGGACGTCGAGTTCGACAGGCGCGAGCGGCTGCACTCGGCGCCGCGGTCCTTCGGCGTCGCGCGCTCGCTCGTCGTCTCTTCCGCCATGCACGCGCTGACCGTCCTGCTTCTTCTCGGCCTGCCGCTCCTCCTGCCACTCGGCCTGCCGTACCTCGCCGGTGTCGCCGGCACGGCCGCTCTCCTCATCTACGAGCACCGGCTGGTCAAGCCGGGAGACCTCAGCCGGGTGAACCACGCGTTCTTCACCGTCAACGGCTGCGTGTCGTTCCTGATCCTGGCCGCGACGGCGGCCGATCTGGCGCTGCGGGGCTGAACTAGGGGATCGGCACGCGCAGGGGGTCGATCGTCCTGCGCGTCACGATCACCGGGCCGGTCAGGAGAAGGTAGAGGTCGCGCACGTTCGTGCCGGTCGGACCGGTGGTGAAGTCGTCGTTGAGACGCTTGAAGAACTTGTAGGTCGTGGCCTCGCGCAGGATGCGCTGCGGGTCGAGACGCGCCAGGCGGGCCCGTTCGAGCGTCGTCTGGTCGACGTAGGCGCCGGCGGCGGGGGAGTTCCCGTCGGTGCCGTCGCTGCCGATCGCCAGGAAGGCCCAGGGGCGGGAGCCGAGGCCGGCCATCCGGAGCGCCAGCCGCAGGGCGAGCTCCTGCGCGCGCCCCCCCAGTCCCGGGACCCGCGGGGCGGTCAGGACCTCCCCGCCGAGCACCAGGAGGCGCGTCCCGGGAGGCGCGGTCTCGATGGCGCGCGCGATCATCTCGACGGCGGTCTCGGCGGGGCCGGTGATGTCGGTCGGCATCGCCTCGGCCGGCAGGCCGCGCGTCAGGCCGCCGCGCACCGCGGCGTTGCGCAGGTCGCGGTTCGACAGGATCGCCTCGGAGCGCGAGCGCTTGAAGACCCGGTCGCGCGGCTTCGGTGTCTCGGGCATCCGGCCCCTGTGCATCCCCTCCAGGACTTTCACCGGGATCGCCGGAGCGATGCCGTAGCGATCGATGGCGCGAATCATGTCGTCGAGCGTGGTTCGGTCCGGCAGGGACGGCCCCGAGGCGACCTCCTCGTAGCGCTCCGGGTCGACGTCGCACATCACGAGAGTCGACTGGGTCGCGGCCCGGCGCGCCAGGATCGCCAGGCGCCCTCCCTTCACCGCCGACAGGTGCTTGCGCACCGTGTTGATCGATCCGATCGGCGCCCCGCAGGTCAGGAGCACCCTGTGCAGGTTCGTCTTGTCGATCTCCCTCAAGAGCGGCGGAAGGGGCGCCGTCATGAGCGCCGAGCCGCCGCCGGAAGCGAGGAA
Protein-coding regions in this window:
- a CDS encoding DUF4147 domain-containing protein is translated as MLIRDSGPRPAAGLAAQLLQALAREALAACDPAAAVRRAAHARPELLSICGRPISMTRKGRLYLLAFGKAAPAMTIGFVQRFKEAGGKRILEALVVHPPAERPEKGRRTVSNPPPFLTASLADLRLPASRLRLKTVPGEHPVPLKDSFAAGKAAMRFAARATAADDVVFLASGGGSALMTAPLPPLLREIDKTNLHRVLLTCGAPIGSINTVRKHLSAVKGGRLAILARRAATQSTLVMCDVDPERYEEVASGPSLPDRTTLDDMIRAIDRYGIAPAIPVKVLEGMHRGRMPETPKPRDRVFKRSRSEAILSNRDLRNAAVRGGLTRGLPAEAMPTDITGPAETAVEMIARAIETAPPGTRLLVLGGEVLTAPRVPGLGGRAQELALRLALRMAGLGSRPWAFLAIGSDGTDGNSPAAGAYVDQTTLERARLARLDPQRILREATTYKFFKRLNDDFTTGPTGTNVRDLYLLLTGPVIVTRRTIDPLRVPIP
- a CDS encoding tetratricopeptide repeat protein, which translates into the protein MPEGRSDLRSTIDTIVKELDTSAGGTAGSQRVDALNHLLFDHLAIKASQDLKDPCNLLPSDVLERKQGYCVGIAALYLLLAGRLDLPIYAVATPSHVFLRYDDGAVRVNIETLRGGAGVPDEQYIREQKIPEESIRRGIFMRNLTTDEFLAQVLNNLGVVYSERKDYDAAAGEYERALDLDPRLPAALYNWGNDLLRQGVYRRAARLFSKSLRLFPNDIWALNNRGLAYMNMEKREKARRDFEAALAMDPGFEAARKNLGRLAAEPSAK
- a CDS encoding UbiA-like polyprenyltransferase; protein product: MGNPLTESLAARPAPAPRARGLRAASATLSMIKFQHTLFALPFAFTGAILAADGLPSPRQIGWILGAMVGARSAAMIFNRIADLDFDRRNPRTASRPLVTGELGLGFAWSALALSVALFFLSAFRLNRLSFLLAAPAILLVLSYSYAKRLSWLTHLHLGASLGLAPLGAWIAVRGSIDTAPLVLAAAVALWVAGFDVIYSCQDVEFDRRERLHSAPRSFGVARSLVVSSAMHALTVLLLLGLPLLLPLGLPYLAGVAGTAALLIYEHRLVKPGDLSRVNHAFFTVNGCVSFLILAATAADLALRG
- a CDS encoding UbiX family flavin prenyltransferase → MRRFVVGITGASGSLCARSVVRHLSRHPEVERVHVVLSLFSLQTMSVELGRKAQDETEGLRLLLDGETNERIVLHRSADMAASISSGSYPTDGMVVVPCSGGTLAAIANGTSSSLLHRAAEVTLKERRPLVLAFRETPISLVHIENMRRAAQAGAVLYPLTPAFYNRPQGMEEIVEHFTARIFDLLRLPHSLGKRWGTP
- a CDS encoding PilZ domain-containing protein; this encodes MSQSKDKRRHPRVAQRIKVRSSSREAVELETIDLSAGGFSCTAPAFLPLMTKLALSLVLPTNGPTATDKTNGLETVTGEAVVVRTEPPAPVDGQGAYRVALFFSKMDDADRQRLHDFLERHGGKAGH